The nucleotide window CTTTTAGAGAATGAGCATCATAGATGATGCACTCACAGGCTGCTAAGCCTACTACCATTAACGTTCCACTTCTTCCATGATATATGCTTCAATAACGTCGCCTTCCTTGACGTCTTTAAAGTTTTTAATGGTAATACCGCATTCATACCCCTGAGCTACTTCTTTAGCATCATCCTTGAAGCGTTTTAATGCATCAACTTCCCCTTCAAAGATGACGACTCCGTCACGGATCAAACGAACGCCGCTGTCACGGGTGATTTTCCCATCCGTCACATATGAACCGGCAATTGTTCCAATCTTTGATACTTTAAAGGTCTGGCGGACTTCAGCCTGGCCAATGATCTTTTCAGCATAAACTGGATCAAGCATGCCCTTCATCGCTGATTCGATTTCTTCGATCACTTTGTAGATAATGCGGTGAAGTCGGATATCGACGCTCTCTGATTCTGCAGCGCGCTTGGCATTATTGTCCGGACGGACGTTGAAGCCGATAACGATACCGTTAGAAGCTGCTGCAAGTGTGATGTCAGACTCATTGATCGCACCAACACCAGTGTGAATAATTCTTACATTTACACCTTCCACATCCAGTTTTTGCAATGCTGCTGCAAGTGCTTCAACTGAACCTTGGACGTCGGCTTTGATAATTAGATTTAGGTCTTTCATTTCCCCTTGTTTCATGTGTTCAAACAAAGTATCAAGGCTTACGCGGGCTTTTTCGCTTCTTTGTGCCTGAACAGCCTGCTGTGAACGGATTTCTCCAACCTGGCGGGCAGTTTTTTCATCATCGAATACGACAAAACGATCGCCTGCTTGGGGAACATCGTTCAAACCTGTGATTTCTACTGGAGCTGAAGGACCTGCATCTTTAACACGGCGGCCTAAATCATTTACCATTGCACGAACACGTCCATAGGTATTGCCCACTACTATAGGATCACCTATTTTCAGTGTACCGTTTTGGACAAGCAATGTAGCAACAGAGCCGCGGCCTTTATCAAGCTGGGCTTCGATTACAGTACCGATAGCATTGCGATCAGGGTTTGCCTTATATTCTTCAACTTCACCAACTAGCAAAATCATTTCCAGCAGGTTATCTAATCCTTCTCCTGTCAAGGCAGAAATCGGAACAAAAACTGTTTCGCCGCCCCATGCCTCAGGAACAAGACCGTATTCAGTCAGCTCTTGCATAACACGATCCGGATTTGCAGTCGGTTTATCCATTTTATTAACAGCTACGATAATAGGAACATTGGCAGCTTTCGCATGGTTCAATGCTTCTACAGTCTGAGGCTTTACACCATCATCAGCAGCTACAACCAGGATAGTGATATCAGTAATCTTTGCCCCACGAGCACGCATTGTAGTGAAAGCTGCGTGACCAGGTGTATCAAGGAATGTGATTTTTTTGCCGTTCTCTTCAACCTGGTATGCACCAATGTGCTGCGTGATGCCGCCTGCTTCTCCTGCAGTCACTTTCGTGTTGCGGATTGAATCAAGCAAGGTTGTTTTACCATGGTCAACGTGACCCATAATCGTTACAACTGATGGTCTTTCAATCATGGATGCTTCATCATCTTCTGTGAAATAAACTTCAAGGTCAGTTGTGTCAATCTTGATTTCTTCTTCAACTTCTACACCGTAATCAGTTGCAATCAGTTCAATTGCATCCTTATCAAGGTCCTGGTTGATCGTAGCCATGACACCAAGCATAAATAGCTTTTTGATGATTTCAGAAGGCTCACGATTAAGCTTCTTGGCTAATTCAGCTACTGTCAATGATTCGCTGAAAGTGATCTTTGAAGGAAGCTCCTTAACCTTCTTAGGCTGTTGTGGAGCCTGTTGCTGATTCTGTCTGCCCTTATTCTGGTTTTGCTGGTTTCTATTCTTGTTTTGTTTATTCTTGTTGTTTTTGTTGAAAGGCTGGGAGTTCCCAGGCTTTTTAGCAGCAGCTGAAGTTTTCACCTTCTCAGGAGTTGTTGCACGACGCTCGTCGTCTGAAAAAGCACTAGCTGTTGTCTTAAGCTGAGCTTTTGGCTGTGCCTGGTTGTTATTTTGCTGGTTTTGGGATTGATTGCGATTCTGTCCCTGGTTAGGCTTTTGGCCTTGGTTGCGGTTCTGGGATTGTTTCTGTCCCTGCGAAGCCTTTTGCTGGTTTTGCTGTTGCGGCTTCTCTTCTTTTTTAATAAAAACAGTGTCAAGCTTCTTCACGGTATCATCTTCCATGGCAGTCATGTGGTTAGAAACCTCTATGTTCATTTCTTTTAATTTTATAATCACGTCTTTACTCGATAAATTATGCTTCTTTGCATATTCATAAACGCGTGTTTTACTCATATCTTCACCCCCGCTAGAATTAATCGAGCAACGTCAACAGTTTTTTTGCAAAACCCTCGTCCAACAGGGCTACTACAACACGTGCTTCCTTGCCGATCGCCTGGCCAAGCTGAAACCGGTCCGGGACCACTTTGTAAGGCACATTATAGGATTTGCACTTGTCGGTAATCTTTTTTGTAGTATTTGCGGATGCATCCGCAGAAAGCAAAATGAGTTTCGCCTTCCCGCTTCTGATTTCTTTGACGGAAAGCTCTTCCCCTGAAATAATTTTCCGTGCTCGATTGGCTAAGCCAAGCAATGACATCCATTGATTTGAGTTCATCAGGATTGTCTGCTCTCCTTTTCGATGAGGTCATTCAACTCATCGTATAATGCATCGTCCACTTGAGTTTCAAGCTGCTTGGACAATATGTTTCGTTTCTTTGCTAATTGCACTGCTTCTTTATCTTTAGAAAGATAAGCGCCCCGTCCTGATTTTTTGCCTGTCAGGTCGATGGAGACTTCTCCTTCCTTGGAGCGAACGATGCGAACTAGTTCTTTTTTCGGTCTCATTTCACCGGTAGCGACACATTTTCGCATAGGAACCTTTTTGCGGCTGTTCACGATCATTCACCTCACCTTAATCGATGTCTTCATCTTCAAAATTG belongs to Mesobacillus subterraneus and includes:
- a CDS encoding YlxQ family RNA-binding protein, with protein sequence MNSNQWMSLLGLANRARKIISGEELSVKEIRSGKAKLILLSADASANTTKKITDKCKSYNVPYKVVPDRFQLGQAIGKEARVVVALLDEGFAKKLLTLLD
- the infB gene encoding translation initiation factor IF-2, producing MSKTRVYEYAKKHNLSSKDVIIKLKEMNIEVSNHMTAMEDDTVKKLDTVFIKKEEKPQQQNQQKASQGQKQSQNRNQGQKPNQGQNRNQSQNQQNNNQAQPKAQLKTTASAFSDDERRATTPEKVKTSAAAKKPGNSQPFNKNNKNKQNKNRNQQNQNKGRQNQQQAPQQPKKVKELPSKITFSESLTVAELAKKLNREPSEIIKKLFMLGVMATINQDLDKDAIELIATDYGVEVEEEIKIDTTDLEVYFTEDDEASMIERPSVVTIMGHVDHGKTTLLDSIRNTKVTAGEAGGITQHIGAYQVEENGKKITFLDTPGHAAFTTMRARGAKITDITILVVAADDGVKPQTVEALNHAKAANVPIIVAVNKMDKPTANPDRVMQELTEYGLVPEAWGGETVFVPISALTGEGLDNLLEMILLVGEVEEYKANPDRNAIGTVIEAQLDKGRGSVATLLVQNGTLKIGDPIVVGNTYGRVRAMVNDLGRRVKDAGPSAPVEITGLNDVPQAGDRFVVFDDEKTARQVGEIRSQQAVQAQRSEKARVSLDTLFEHMKQGEMKDLNLIIKADVQGSVEALAAALQKLDVEGVNVRIIHTGVGAINESDITLAAASNGIVIGFNVRPDNNAKRAAESESVDIRLHRIIYKVIEEIESAMKGMLDPVYAEKIIGQAEVRQTFKVSKIGTIAGSYVTDGKITRDSGVRLIRDGVVIFEGEVDALKRFKDDAKEVAQGYECGITIKNFKDVKEGDVIEAYIMEEVER
- the rnpM gene encoding RNase P modulator RnpM — translated: MNSRKKVPMRKCVATGEMRPKKELVRIVRSKEGEVSIDLTGKKSGRGAYLSKDKEAVQLAKKRNILSKQLETQVDDALYDELNDLIEKESRQS